ACGCCATTCTCGTTTGGCTACCTTGTGTACTTCTTCGAGAAAGCTTGCGGAATCAGCGGCTACCTGTCCGGCGTGAATCCGTTTGACCAAGAAGGCGTAGAAGCATACAAAAAGAATATGTTTGCACTGCTCGGCAAACCGGGCTTTGAAAAACAAAAAGAAGAGCTGGAAGCACGTCTGTCCGAATAAGCGTGTAAACATTCTTCGCATCTCTGCAAAAGAAGCTGATTGAAAACTCTTTTCGAGGAAGCTACTTTTGATGTAAAATAGGATAAACTTCATGGAGAAAGCAGTTCTCTGGCCGAAGGGTCAGGGGGCTGCTTTCTTGATACCTAAATATGGTGTATGATATCTTTAGTAACTCGCATAGGAAAGGGACATCATGACAACGGATAAGCCGGAACGCTACAAAACGATAAAAGAAGCTGGAGCCAAGGGAATTGTGATTAAAAAGTCACGTTTTATTGGTCACTCCAAACCGGTGGCAACCGAAGAAGAAGCGCTTGAATTTATCGAGAGCATCAAAAAGCAACATTGGAACGCCACCCATAACTGTTCTGCCTATCTGATCGGCTCACGGGGTGAGATTCAGCGCCAATCCGATGACGGAGAGCCAAGCGGTACAGCGGGCAAGCCTATTTTGGAGGTGATCAAACATCAGGGGTTGCAGGATATCGCCATTGTGGTTACGCGTTATTTTGGCGGTATTATGCTAGGAGCAGGCGGGCTGATTCGTGCCTATACGGACGGGGCGGTTGCTGCTATTGAAGCCGGACAGTCGATCACCAATGTGCTTCATCAGGAAGTGCTGGTTGAGATTGAATACACATGGCTGGGCAAATTGGAGAATGAATTGCGCAATCGCGGCATTGTGATGGGCGATACAGAATTTACGGATAAGGTGATTTTGCATTGCTTGCCGGTTGCTAGTGAGGCAGAGGCATTTCAGGCGTGGATGACTGATTTGACCCAAGGACAGGCAGAGATTATGCCGGGAGAACAGCACTATTTGATTGAACAGGATTAGGATGATGACATATTCCATACAGGGAATGCGACGAACGGAAGACCGGTATGCCTTTGGGGTTGGCAATCCGGCACAATAGCAGATGATGGATCTGCTGATGGTCCAGACCGTTACACAGTCGCAAGCCCGTTAGGCCAAATGCTTGCTTGAAGGGGAATCACACTATGGCGCGTAGAGCGGTTGAGCAGGAGTTATCAAGAGAGAGAATTTTGGAGGCAGCTAGGCATCTGTTTGTGACCAAAGGTTACCGCGCAATCTCGATGCGGAGTATCGGTCAACATCTCGGATATAGCCACGGTTCGCTATATTATCATTTCAAGGAAAAAGCGGAGTTGTTTTATGCCATTGTGATGGAGGATTTTGACCATCTTTGTCAGTTGCTGATTCAGGTCAAAGAAGCACCAGACACAGGCGACAACAATCAGGTAGAACGTTTGCTACTGGAATTTATCCGTTTTGGGCTGAATAATGCCCACCAGTATGAAATTATGTTTATGATTCGCGATGAAGAGCTGTTGAGCTATTGTCGTGCTGAACAAGCGCGATGTTTTGAGGTGTTCGCCTCGATCGTACGTCAGCAGATGGATCTGAACGAGCATTCGCTGGAAGCGATGCATACCGTACCGCTAAGCTTGTTTTTATCGATTCTGGGTTTTATTTCATATTATATTCAGGATCGCGTGAGCTTTGAGGAAGTGGAAGCGGCAGCGGTAGCGCATGTAAAGACCTTGTGCCGGGTATTGTAACCACACAGACCATTCTAGCCTACATGGACGATACAACCGATCCTTACCGAGGTGCAACACCGTAACCGTATCATGGATATAACTGAATACTGGAGCAAAGGATGAAGTACGTGCGTCGATATGCTTTAAGGCTTTCCCCTGTCAAAACGTTGAATCCCTATAGCGGGAGTAGACGGGGGGAGCATCTGCCTGTAGATACTCATATGTGGGAATACGATCAAAGGCGGCTTACCTGATACAGCATGATCAGGAAGCCGCCTTTTTGGTTATCCTTTTTTACCTAATAATTAACCCGCCATAATTTTGATCAAATATTGACGCTGGCGTGGGCCGTCAAATTCGCAGAAATAGATGCCTTGCCAGCGACCGAGTAGCAGCTTGCCATCATGGATGATGACCGTTTGCGATGGACCGGTGGTGATGGATTTGAGATGGGAGGCAGTATTACCTTCCATATGGCGATATTTTGGATGCTCCCACGGATATACTTCGTCCAGACGCATCAATACATCATGCTTAACATCAGGATCGGCATTTTCATTGATGGCGATGCCTGCGGTGGTATGTGGGCAATAAATCAGAACGGTTCCTTCCTGCACGCCACTGCGGCTGACTACTGCGGCAACCTCGCGTGTAATATCTCTCATCTCGTCGCGCTTTCCGGTGGATAATTGCATCGTTTCCAACATGATGATCCCTCTTTCGCTACTTTTTTTCAGTGTGGTGGTTACACTGCTGCCGAATGCACACAAATGACGGCAAACGGACGTATTGAAGACATTTTCTGCTTGTATATTACCCGATTTTATAGCAATGTATGTCATCTTTGAAGGAAGAAGCAGTTTTCCAACAGTGACAAAACATAATTCCAGACCCCTTGCCGAATGAGTGGAAAAGCGCGCAAAAAGGGCGTTTTGACAGTCTTTTTCGCCATGAAAACGTCAAAATTATAGCCATCGCAAAGGACTATTAATCATTTTGACAAAAAGTATGACAGTTGTTGACGCTAATGTGTCCATTTTGCTAAAGTATGGCTAAGATTTAAATCCAAGTATACGAATAGGAATAAAGGTTAAAAGAGCATTGAGCGATATACAGAGAATGGGATGAGTGACATGGAGCATATACTGTAACGTCGCTTGATAGGGTGAAATGATGAGAGATTCCACGTATTGTTTCTAGGTATGATCTGATCTATGGTTACTATCCATTGTAAGAGTTATCTATTGGCAATGAATAATCGCAATACAACAGGGAACAGGCAAAGGAGTCATAGCGTGAATAACACAATTATTCGACACAAAGGATGGACTTGGGGATTTCGTTCCACCGTTCTGCTGTACTTTTTGATCTTGATTGTGCTGCCGATCGCTGGCGTGTATGTGAATTCGTTATCGGACGGCTGGTCAGCTTTTTTGGAAAATATCAGTGATCCGATCGCTTGGAAAGCAGTGCTGTTAACGCTGAAGCTGGCGCTGATAGCCACCTTGATCAATGCGGTGATTGGCACGATGGCGGCTTGGGTTCTCGTGCGATACGATTTTCTAGGCAAATCGCTGCTAAACAGTATGGTCGATCTGCCGTTTGCCTTGCCAACAGCGGTCGGCGGTTTGATGATTCTCGTACTGCTCGGTCCGCGTAGTCTCGTTGGTCAGGCAGCAGCATCACTCGGATTGGATCTGGTATTTCATCAGCCGGCCATTATTGTTGCCATGGTATTCGTTACCTTTCCGTTTGTGATTCGGGCCATTCAGCCATTGCTGGAGGAGTTGGATACGTCGGCAGAGGAAGCGTCGTATACGCTGGGTGCCTCGAAAGCACGGACATTTTTTAATGTCATATTGCCGGCGATGATGCCGGGGATACTGAGCGGCGGGATGCTGGCATTTTCCAGAGCGCTTGCTGAATTTGGGGCAGTCGTACTGGTAGCTGGCAATATCCCTGGACGTACGCTAACCGCTTCGGTTTATATTTTCAGTGAAGTGGAGAGTGACAATGAAGCGGGAGCAGCAGCGGTCTCGATTATGCTGCTGACCTTGTCCTTCTTGATCCTGTGGCTGATCAATCTGGTGCAGACGAGGAGGGACGCCAAATGAGACGATTATGGATTACACTCACATGGCTGGTATTCAGCATTCTGATTCTGATTCCGCTAATTGTGCTGGCAACCGGCGCATTCAGTGATGGTGCGGGTGGATTCATCGCCGCCTTGAGCCGTCCAGAGGCGCTGCATGCACTCAAAATGACAGGATTGATC
The DNA window shown above is from Paenibacillus sp. JQZ6Y-1 and carries:
- a CDS encoding YigZ family protein; protein product: MTTDKPERYKTIKEAGAKGIVIKKSRFIGHSKPVATEEEALEFIESIKKQHWNATHNCSAYLIGSRGEIQRQSDDGEPSGTAGKPILEVIKHQGLQDIAIVVTRYFGGIMLGAGGLIRAYTDGAVAAIEAGQSITNVLHQEVLVEIEYTWLGKLENELRNRGIVMGDTEFTDKVILHCLPVASEAEAFQAWMTDLTQGQAEIMPGEQHYLIEQD
- a CDS encoding TetR/AcrR family transcriptional regulator; its protein translation is MARRAVEQELSRERILEAARHLFVTKGYRAISMRSIGQHLGYSHGSLYYHFKEKAELFYAIVMEDFDHLCQLLIQVKEAPDTGDNNQVERLLLEFIRFGLNNAHQYEIMFMIRDEELLSYCRAEQARCFEVFASIVRQQMDLNEHSLEAMHTVPLSLFLSILGFISYYIQDRVSFEEVEAAAVAHVKTLCRVL
- a CDS encoding secondary thiamine-phosphate synthase enzyme YjbQ, which gives rise to MLETMQLSTGKRDEMRDITREVAAVVSRSGVQEGTVLIYCPHTTAGIAINENADPDVKHDVLMRLDEVYPWEHPKYRHMEGNTASHLKSITTGPSQTVIIHDGKLLLGRWQGIYFCEFDGPRQRQYLIKIMAG
- the cysT gene encoding sulfate ABC transporter permease subunit CysT, which encodes MNNRNTTGNRQRSHSVNNTIIRHKGWTWGFRSTVLLYFLILIVLPIAGVYVNSLSDGWSAFLENISDPIAWKAVLLTLKLALIATLINAVIGTMAAWVLVRYDFLGKSLLNSMVDLPFALPTAVGGLMILVLLGPRSLVGQAAASLGLDLVFHQPAIIVAMVFVTFPFVIRAIQPLLEELDTSAEEASYTLGASKARTFFNVILPAMMPGILSGGMLAFSRALAEFGAVVLVAGNIPGRTLTASVYIFSEVESDNEAGAAAVSIMLLTLSFLILWLINLVQTRRDAK